The DNA window CAATTGAAAGTGCTTCATCTCTAGAAGGAACCTTCCGCCATCCTTAGATGAAGTATCCATTACATCAGTTATTAATGTAGAAAGAACATTACTAGTCTTAACCATCGTATCAACAAGCAGCCTTTGTTCATCATTTAACTTATCATGCTGTAAAACAGATAGCAAGCCTAGAATTGAGTGCATGGGTCTTCTTAACCCATTACTCATGACCATCTGAAATGCATTCCGAGCTTGACTTGCCATAAGTGCATCTTGTCTTGCTTGTTGTAGTGCTCGATTttgttccactaacttttctctCATAAGTTGAGACTCTTCAAGCACTGAAGCATGAGAAAGAGCCACAGCAACTTGGTCAGCCACCACCTCCACTATCTCAAGTTCCTCATTGCTCCAAGATCTATCTGGGCCACCTGGGAGTACCAAAACAAGGATAGCATAGCAAGCTGGAGCCATCTCGGGTGTACCACCTTTGAAATTGGAAACTCTCAGCATTGGCATCCTGATTGCAGCCACAGCTCCTGACTCACCAGATCCTCCACTGCTTGCCATAGCAAGGGCCGACTCAGGGTCAAGTATCTTCACTCCATCACTTCCCTTAACCTCTCTTACATCAGGGTCACTGGTGGGGATAGATGAGGTGAAATTAGCAAAACTCCTTCCTTTCAGTTCATGAGTCAAgttcatttctgttttaccCATATTTGGCATCCAAATAGCACAGTTCTGCAATTCTAATGCTTTCGATAGCTCAACCAGTGTGGTATCTAGTATAGTATGCCTATCCAGTGACTTACGAATTTCTTGTGTCAGCATCCGAACATGCCATCCAGCTTCTTCCTGCTTCTTTATTATTCCAACCTCTCGATCAAGATCCCAAGTCTTCTTCCTCAGCATAATCTCTCTCACCTTGATTTTGAGCAGCAAAGGGATGAGCGTAATAAGGGTTATAGCAGTGGCAAAAGAAACTAATGCTGTGAGGAACTTGAAAATTGTGAGAGCAAGCATCAGCTGAAATGTATGAGGGCCGTAGGTCCAGCCATTTAGCAAATGAGTCATTCCACAGAGGACAATGAACGAAATGAACTGAAAAAGAACCCATTTAAATGGTATATTGGAACAGCTAACAAAGTAAAGCAGCTCAATAGGGATGGAGAAGTAGGCCACTGCAATCAAAAAATCACTAactctttggcactc is part of the Salvia splendens isolate huo1 chromosome 6, SspV2, whole genome shotgun sequence genome and encodes:
- the LOC121806511 gene encoding protein EIN4-like — translated: MSKALASLLLILSLFLSISAADNGFPRCNCDDEGFWSVETIMECQRVSDFLIAVAYFSIPIELLYFVSCSNIPFKWVLFQFISFIVLCGMTHLLNGWTYGPHTFQLMLALTIFKFLTALVSFATAITLITLIPLLLKIKVREIMLRKKTWDLDREVGIIKKQEEAGWHVRMLTQEIRKSLDRHTILDTTLVELSKALELQNCAIWMPNMGKTEMNLTHELKGRSFANFTSSIPTSDPDVREVKGSDGVKILDPESALAMASSGGSGESGAVAAIRMPMLRVSNFKGGTPEMAPACYAILVLVLPGGPDRSWSNEELEIVEVVADQVAVALSHASVLEESQLMREKLVEQNRALQQARQDALMASQARNAFQMVMSNGLRRPMHSILGLLSVLQHDKLNDEQRLLVDTMVKTSNVLSTLITDVMDTSSKDGGRFLLEMKHFQLHSLVKEAACLSKCLSSYKGYDFGTEVERSLPNHVIGDERRVFQVILHMVSNLLSGSKGGGRLTLQVYSASGSQGWNQQKWGQWRSNLSEGYIYTRIDVGICHNQSDDIIPFNPYDGNKYHVPVGESLSFSACKKIVQLMQGDIWMVPNPEGFDQRMALVLRFQVRSSISAGISEYGETSEHVHSNSLFRGLKVILADADDVNRAVTRKLLEKLGCIVSAVSSGFECLSAIGPAASSCQIVFLDLHLPDLDGFEVTMKIRKFRSHSWPLIIALTSNDDGETRDRCLQIGMNGVIQKPGTFQEISEELKRSLLQANRILP